One window from the genome of Salvia miltiorrhiza cultivar Shanhuang (shh) chromosome 7, IMPLAD_Smil_shh, whole genome shotgun sequence encodes:
- the LOC130995188 gene encoding putative late blight resistance protein homolog R1A-3, producing the protein MAAYGALVSLMHIIDRLENHPSPPISINKQQVESLTENVTFLQDFLDAYISPVVDDHEADPLERRIADAVYAAEDVIESQIVLQIHNRSTIRGKKSSFVNLFRARCKCATIDRNELEVGVNAAEDFYHDLQQVIEEMNFIKKEATEIATAAQLQRKVSSTHAGSSSTVKEIMMVGFDEVLLEVLDKLTGGQRSRQIIPIMGMGGIGKTTLARHVFQHALVKHHFDIFAWTTISQTYSVRETLREVLFQASGDSRSDLSEVELRLALHKYLWGRRYLIIMDDMWSTEVWDKIRSSFPDCENGSRIIVTTRLSNLTLQLGESYGVGMKFLDEASSWDLFTKTVFGGESCFPHELEDIGKNIVANCKGLPLSIATIGGLLAKSERTTEYWMRIEQNLNSIVIRNNDEFCLKILRMSYTYLPNYLKPCFLYMGVFKEDRRIRASMLKKLWVSEGFLKPTSNGKCLETIAQEYLKELVDRNMIIVDKLGSIGNVKYCKIHDLLRDVCLKEVEKERFYHIIEKSPSVIDNECRRLVFKNGGVSRSLSHARSIICDEKNFEMPHNFRLLRIFKEYDRDTNQFGVGVHFLGDVFQLVNSRHLAVKLHRNSEFPSSINLLWNLSTLIVQQSAFHKFVAPIEIWKLHQLRHLEFVEKALILPDPPSDDIVIMENLQTLKGVMNLYLNEEVVQRIPNLKKLHLVYHWEDMEGLIELKQTERANSFSYLQCLSKLESLQCSTDYGYDDEYLQRISFPHSLKKLKLSLYNLELVEILQKIGWLPLLQKLVLHGGAFKTGKWDTIEGQFRSLKLLQLHYCNGLKNWTMAENSHFPLLHELRLRGLRQLEEIPSEVGEIPSLKSITLKGCSKSAVESAKKIVEEQQDLYGDQLDLHVRAIVRKEHERLQSLASPNFEVEDFLDAYNM; encoded by the exons ATGGCGGCTTATGGAGCTCTGGTTTCTCTTATGCATATCATAGATCGCCTTGAAAACCATCCTTCCCCTCCAATTTCTATCAACAAACAGCAAGTTGAATCTCTCACTGAAAATGTTACCTTCTTGCAGGATTTTCTTGATGCTTATATTTCCCCAGTTGTGGATGACCATGAAGCGGATCCATTGGAGCGTCGCATTGCTGATGCAGTTTATGCAGCTGAGGATGTCATCGAATCCCAAATTGTGCTTCAAATTCATAACCGATCCACAATTCGTGGGAAGAAGTCCAGTTTTGTCAACTTGTTTCGAGCTCGGTGCAAATGCGCAACTATTGATAGAAATGAATTGGAGGTCGGTGTAAATGCAGCTGAGGACTTCTATCACGATCTGCAACAAGTGATAGAAGAAATGAATTTCATCAAGAAGGAAGCCACAGAGATTGCCACCGCAGCTCAACTGCAGAGAAAGGTCTCCTCAACTCATGCTGGCTCCTCTTCCACTGTGAAGGAAATCATGATGGTGGGCTTCGACGAGGTGTTACTTGAAGTGCTGGATAAGCTCACCGGAGGCCAACGCAGTCGCCAAATCATCCCAATTATGGGGATGGGCGGCattggtaagaccactcttgcccgACATGTATTTCAGCATGCGCTTGTTAAACACCATTTTGATATTTTTGCTTGGACTACAATTTCTCAAACTTATAGTGTGAGAGAAACACTTAGAGAAGTTCTTTTCCAAGCAAGTGGGGATTCGCGTAGTGATCTGAGTGAGGTTGAATTGAGATTAGCACTACACAAGTATTTATGGGGTAGGAGGTATCTCATAAttatggatgatatgtggagcaCAGAGGTGTGGGACAAGATCAGGTCTTCTTTTCCCGATTGCGAAAATGGGAGTCGAATAATTGTAACAACTAGGCTGTCAAACTTGACTTTGCAGTTGGGTGAGTCTTATGGTGTTGGTATGAAATTTCTAGATGAGGCTAGTAGTTGGGATTTGTTCACCAAGACTGTGTTTGGGGGAGAAAGTTGTTTTCCTCATGAGTTGGAGGATATTGGAAAGAATATTGTAGCAAATTGTAAAGGGCTTCCTTTATCAATTGCTACAATTGGAGGTCTTTTGGCAAAATCTGAGCGCACTACAGAATATTGGATGCGTATAGagcaaaatttaaattcaattgtCATTAGGAATAATGATGAATTTTGCTTGAAAATATTGCGAATGAGCTATACGTATCTGCCCAACTATTTGAAGCCATGCTTTTTGTATATGGGTGTTTTTAAGGAAGATCGTAGAATTCGTGCCTCAATGCTGAAGAAGCTATGGGTTTCAGAAGGATTTTTGAAACCAACGAGTAATGGAAAATGCTTGGAAACAATTGCGCAAGAGTACTTAAAGGAGTTGGTGGATAGAAATATGATAATAGTTGATAAGTTGGGGTCTATTGGAAATGTCAAGTACTGTaaaattcatgatttgttgAGGGACGTGTGCTTGAAAGAAGTTGAAAAGGAGAGGTTTTATCATATCATAGAAAAGTCTCCTTCAGTGATAGATAATGAATGTCGTCGGCTTGTTTTTAAAAATGGTGGAGTCTCGAGATCTTTGTCACATGCTCGTTCTATAATATGTGATGAGAAGAACTTTGAAATGCCTCACAATTTTAGATTGTTGAGAATATTCAAAGAATATGATAGAGATACAAATCAATTTGGAGTTGGTGTTCATTTCCTAGGAGATGTTTTTCAATTGGTGAACTCACGGCACCTTGCTGTTAAACTTCATCGGAACTCCGAATTCCCGTCTTCAATCAATTTGCTTTGGAATCTATCTACGTTAATAGTTCAGCAGTCAGCATTCCATAAGTTCGTTGCACCGATTGAGATTTGGAAATTGCATCAACTTAGGCATCTCGAGTTTGTAGAAAAAGCATTGATTCTCCCAGATCCTCCGAGTGATGATATCGTTATCATGGAGAATCTACAAACGCTCAAAGGAGTAATGAATTTGTATTTGAATGAGGAGGTGGTTCAAAGAATTCCCAATCTCAAGAAATTGCATCTAGTTTACCACTGGGAAGATATGGAGGGTTTGATTGAATTGAAACAAACGGAGAGAGCAAACTCTTTTAGTTATCTTCAGTGTCTGAGTAAATTGGAAAGCTTGCAGTGCTCCACCGATTATGGATATGATGATGAGTATTTGCAGAGGATCAGTTTCCCACACtccctcaagaagttgaagttATCTCTCTATAATCTGGAGTTGGtagagatattgcaaaagatagggtGGTTGCCCCTTCTTCAGAAGTTAGTATTACATGGTGGTGCCTTCAAAACAGGCAAGTGGGACACTATTGAGGGCCAATTCCGGAGCCTCAAGCTACTACAATTGCACTATTGTAATGGTCTAAAAAATTGGACGATGGCAGAGAACTCCCACTTTCCACTTCTCCACGAGCTTCGTCTTCGAGGTTTGCGACAATTGGAGGAGATCCCTTCAGAAGTTGGAGAAATACCATCGCTGAAATCAATTACTTTGAAAGGTTGCAGCAAATCAGCGGTAGAGTCAGCTAAAAAAATAGTAGAAGAACAACAGGATTTATATGGAGACCAACTAGACCTTCATGTTCGAGCTATAGTTCGAAAAGAACACGAAAGACTGCAGAGCTTGGCAAGTCCCAACTTTGAAGTTGAA GATTTTCTTGATGCTTATAATATGTGA
- the LOC130995211 gene encoding uncharacterized protein LOC130995211 isoform X2, with protein MTDICFLSYDKDEYPYFSAYSVDEEDGSISPKYYIYPPSPIKQHGIFRGATCNGVFHFMNDHDQHMMWNLTTNECKALPMSFDRRPRLDSPVVASGMWYDHTRENYKLLQFVRNYAIFEEDEADDSIWLYSLKSNSWKTLPRMFSPASTCTNDVFYCGASFGESECIISFNFSTETLSKIHLPLLDKTKCYQIMEYKGLLSIVVYSSMFGTNREPSEYELWVMNDGLWSRESVFHVCGVHEPVWFSRNGRFLYFESFRDEVVVFDRATGKSKNLGIHCYSTRLKIYPLAESFVQLNGVSLVEDLEELVRVEEEEEDDDYGYY; from the exons ATGACTGACATTTGTTTCCTTTCTTATGATAAAGACGAGTATCCATATTTTAGTGCATATTCAGTTGATGAAGAGGATGGCAGCATTTCACCAAAATACTACATTTATCCTCCCTCTCCTATAAAGCAACATGGGATCTTCCGTGGCGCTACTTGTAATGGTGTATTCCACTTTATGAATGATCACGACCAGCATATGATGTGGAACCTAACAACAAATGAGTGTAAGGCCCTCCCCATGTCCTTTGATCGACGCCCTCGTCTTGATTCCCCTGTGGTGGCATCTGGAATGTGGTATGACCATACACGTGAAAATTACAAATTGTTGCAATTTGTTAGGAATTACGCGATATTTGAGGAAGATGAGGCAGATGATTCGATTTGGTTGTATTCACTCAAGAGTAATTCATGGAAAACATTACCACGCATGTTCTCACCAGCTTCTACTTGCACAAATGATGTTTTTTATTGTGGAGCATCTTTTGGGGAATCCGAATGTATTATATCATTCAACTTCTCTACTGAAACTCTTTCTAAGATACACTTGCCTCTTCTTGACAAGACAAAATGTTATCAGATTATGGAGTATAAAGGGTTGCTTAGCATTGTTGTATACTCATCCATGTTTGGTACTAACCGTGAACCTAGCGAGTATGAGCTCTGGGTTATGAATGATGGATTGTGGAGTAGAGAATCTGTTTTCCATGTTTGTGGTGTTCACGAGCCGGTATGGTTTTCCAGAAATGGCCGGTTTCTATATTTTGAAAGCTTCAGGGATGAAGTAGTGGTGTTTGATCGTGCCACTGGGAAATCGAAGAATCTTGGTATCCATTGTTATTCAACTCGATTAAAAATTTATCCACTTGCTGAGAGCTTTGTCCAACTCAATGGAGTTTCACTTGTTGAGGACCTTGAG GAGTTGGTGagagtagaagaagaagaagaagacgatgaCTATGGATACTATTAA
- the LOC130995211 gene encoding uncharacterized protein LOC130995211 isoform X1: MTDICFLSYDKDEYPYFSAYSVDEEDGSISPKYYIYPPSPIKQHGIFRGATCNGVFHFMNDHDQHMMWNLTTNECKALPMSFDRRPRLDSPVVASGMWYDHTRENYKLLQFVRNYAIFEEDEADDSIWLYSLKSNSWKTLPRMFSPASTCTNDVFYCGASFGESECIISFNFSTETLSKIHLPLLDKTKCYQIMEYKGLLSIVVYSSMFGTNREPSEYELWVMNDGLWSRESVFHVCGVHEPVWFSRNGRFLYFESFRDEVVVFDRATGKSKNLGIHCYSTRLKIYPLAESFVQLNGVSLVEDLEELVTVEEELVRVEEEEEDDDYGYY, translated from the exons ATGACTGACATTTGTTTCCTTTCTTATGATAAAGACGAGTATCCATATTTTAGTGCATATTCAGTTGATGAAGAGGATGGCAGCATTTCACCAAAATACTACATTTATCCTCCCTCTCCTATAAAGCAACATGGGATCTTCCGTGGCGCTACTTGTAATGGTGTATTCCACTTTATGAATGATCACGACCAGCATATGATGTGGAACCTAACAACAAATGAGTGTAAGGCCCTCCCCATGTCCTTTGATCGACGCCCTCGTCTTGATTCCCCTGTGGTGGCATCTGGAATGTGGTATGACCATACACGTGAAAATTACAAATTGTTGCAATTTGTTAGGAATTACGCGATATTTGAGGAAGATGAGGCAGATGATTCGATTTGGTTGTATTCACTCAAGAGTAATTCATGGAAAACATTACCACGCATGTTCTCACCAGCTTCTACTTGCACAAATGATGTTTTTTATTGTGGAGCATCTTTTGGGGAATCCGAATGTATTATATCATTCAACTTCTCTACTGAAACTCTTTCTAAGATACACTTGCCTCTTCTTGACAAGACAAAATGTTATCAGATTATGGAGTATAAAGGGTTGCTTAGCATTGTTGTATACTCATCCATGTTTGGTACTAACCGTGAACCTAGCGAGTATGAGCTCTGGGTTATGAATGATGGATTGTGGAGTAGAGAATCTGTTTTCCATGTTTGTGGTGTTCACGAGCCGGTATGGTTTTCCAGAAATGGCCGGTTTCTATATTTTGAAAGCTTCAGGGATGAAGTAGTGGTGTTTGATCGTGCCACTGGGAAATCGAAGAATCTTGGTATCCATTGTTATTCAACTCGATTAAAAATTTATCCACTTGCTGAGAGCTTTGTCCAACTCAATGGAGTTTCACTTGTTGAGGACCTTGAG GAGTTGGTGACAGTAGAAGAGGAGTTGGTGagagtagaagaagaagaagaagacgatgaCTATGGATACTATTAA
- the LOC130994531 gene encoding uncharacterized protein LOC130994531 — MALLLAASAAAAAAKRRLPILTSFYARLRSSTCYFERRDEEKIYRDGEKIYGAPPEDLENEDIETCVFDFQSLLRGRAIPAPCISETKCTLHLSLHSLIYLGLFAK, encoded by the exons ATGGCTTTACTCCTCGcggcctccgccgccgccgccgctgccaaGCGCCGCCTCCCGATTCTTACGTCTTTCTACGCCCGTCTTAGATCTAGCACGTGCTACTTTGAGCGCag AGATGAAGAGAAAATCTACAGAGATGGAGAGAAAATCTATGGTGCCCCGCCCGAGGATCTCGAGAATGAGGATATCGAGACATGCGTATTCGATTTTCAATCACTTCTTCGAG GTCGTGCGATTCCTGCTCCCTGCATATCGGAAACTAAATGTACACTACATCTTTCCCTTCATTCCTTAATTTACTTAGGGttatttgcc AAATga
- the LOC130995215 gene encoding ylmG homolog protein 2, chloroplastic — protein sequence MESCSTSMEEERIFAAKSPPPNLQIFPISSTPFDFLRSAPFFRQPSHPNFPLLVGASNGFRDLHKSFASNVQNCVKMVDDFRCQNQFLDKILSFPAYLHTCFQVPRRSCRNLPMLSSTQNFAAILPGDSVAGVVVASGLSNFLNIYNTLLIVRLVLTWFPNAPPAVVSPLSTLCDPYLNIFRGIIPPLGGLDLSPVLAFLVLNAFTSTAAALPAELPPAAVDAGASKSHPTSTSHEKWMRRLAGAQPKRSSSDKM from the exons ATGGAGTCTTGCTCTACTTCAATGGAGGAAGAGCGGATTTTCGCTGCTAAAAGCCCACCTCCAAATTTGCAGATATTCCCAATTTCTTCAACCCCTTTTGATTTCTTACGCAGCGCCCCATTTTTCAGACAACCTTCGCACCCCAACTTCCCATTATTGGTCGGAGCTTCAAATGGTTTTCGCGACCTCCACAAATCGTTTGCTTCAAATGTCCAAAATTGCGTGAAAATGGTTGATGATTTCAGGTGCCAAAATCAATTTCTTGATAAAATCTTGTCGTTTCCTGCTTATCTTCATACTTGCTTCCag GTTCCACGGAGAAGCTGCCGGAACTTGCCAATGTTGTCGTCTACTCAAAACTTTGCGGCAATTTTGCCCGGGGATTCGGTGGCCGGAGTGGTGGTTGCCAGCGGGCTTTCAAATTTCTTGAACATCTACAACACATTGCTCATTGTGAGGCTGGTTTTGACTTGGTTCCCGAATGCCCCTCCGGCCGTTGTTAGTCCTCTCAG CACACTGTGTGACCCATACTTGAACATATTCCGAGGGATCATTCCACCGTTGGGAGGGTTGGATCTTTCACCTGTATTAGCATTTCTTGTACTAAATGCATTCACAAGCACAGCTGCTGCATTGCCTGCTGAACTCCCACCGGCCGCGGTCGACGCCGGCGCTTCTAAGTCTCATCCGACGTCGACGTCGCACGAGAAATGGATGAGAAGGCTTGCCGGAGCTCAGCCTAAAAGGTCCAGCAGTGATAAAATGTAG